TGGTCTCGGCATGAATGTCGAGCAGGATGACCTTCGCGGTGATCTTGCTCAGTAGCTCGTCGGCCTTGCGGAAGGGGTCGTCGCAGGAGGACATGAAGACGCGCCCCTGGAGATTCATGACGGCGTACTGCTGGCCGCTGGGGAGTTCGCCCTGGTAGACGCCAAACCCGGGCGTGCCGACGGCGTAGTTTGCGGGGCGGAGGACGCGGCGGTTGCGCTCGTGCGAGTCGGCGGGGACGGTCATGTACTCGAAGATCTCACGCTTGTCCCAGATGTGGTTCCCGGTGGTGATGACGTGCGCGCCCATGTCGAAGATCTCTTCGGCGAGCGACGGCGTGATGCCGAAGCCTCCCGCGGCGTTTTCGCCGTTGATGACGAGGAGGTCGACGGAGTTGGTTTCGATGACGTGCGGGAGGTGCTCGCGTATGATGTGGCGGCCGGCGGAGCCGAAGATGTCGCCGACGAAGAGAATATTCACCTTGAAAGTTTACATGGTCACGGAAGGCGGCCGTGGACGGCGCGGGTTTGTGTGGTAGCTTTTGTGCATGGCGCAGAGCGGGAGGTTTCAGTTGAGCGTGCGGGTGTTGGCTGTCCTGGCGAACGAGCCGGAGACGATGCACACGTCGGCGTCGATCGCCGAGACGCTGAAGGAGAGCGCGGTGATGGTGCGCCGTTCGTTCCTGCTGCTGCATAAGGCAGGGTTGATCGTGCAGCGCAAGGGACCGCACGGCGGGGCAAAGCTGAAGCTTCCGCCAAAGCAGATCGGCCTGGGAGACATCTTTGCAGCGACTGCGGGGAACTGGCTGACGGTCGAGGACAAGGCCGTGGCGGGGCTGATGAAGAGGGTGCGCGAGGACGCGGTGGAGGCGATGAACGAGCACTCGCTGGCTGGGGTGGTGAAGCGGTTGAAGAAGGGGAAGTAGGGGCATACCGCAGGGGCTGAAGCCCCTTTCTTTCTGGTACACAAAGAGACCCAATGCTAAGGCATTGGGCTACCTGGAAGCGGGTTCGCGCGTCGCGCGAACCATCCCACATTCAGATCAAGATGTGGGGTACCCGGTACCTGGCCTATTTTGTTGTCATTCCGACCGGAGCGACTTTAGTCGCGGAGTGGAGGAATCTGCTGTTTGCGCCACGGAAGGTCTTGGTAGAGAAAGCAGACTTCTCCACTCCGCATCTCACGATGAGGCTGTGAGATGCTCCGGTCGAAATGACAACTTTCTGAAACTGCTCAACCTCAACAGAGACCGACCGGTGAAGTTACTCGGCGGACTCTCCGTGGGGCTGTTCTTCCTTCTGGGCAACCTGCTCGACGGTCTTCTGCCGCGGGCGCATGAGGGGGAAGAGGATGACGTCGCGGATGGAGCTGGAGTTGGTGAGCAGCATGGTGAGGCGGTCGATGCCGATGCCTTCGCCTGCGGTGGGTGGAAGGCCGTAGCCGAGGGCGCGCACGTAGTCGTCGTCTACGGCGGACATGGCTTCTTCGTCGCCGCGCTCTTTCTGCTCGATCTGCTGCTGGAAGCGGTTGTCCTGGTCGATGGGGTCGTTGAGCTCGGAGAAGGCGTTGCCGACCTCGAAGCCGCCGATGTAGAACTCGAAGCGCTCGACCCAGTCGGGCTCTTCGGGCTTGATCTTGGAGAGTGGCGAGACGGCGAGAGGGAAGTCGTAGATGATGGTGGGCTGGATCAGGTGGGGTTCGGCGAGGCTCTCGAAAAGAGCAGCGATTGCGTGACCTGGATAAGATTCGTCAGCAGGTAGTTTGCTGACTGCCGCTTTAAGCGCAGCACCGAAAGCTAGCCCAGCTTCGTTATAAAAGAACGCTTCAGTCCGTCCCACTGCATCGAGTACTTGTTCTTTATCTGCTGAAGCAAGAAGGGATTTGAATGCACCAAATGATTCAAAAGAGTTCAGCGTTGGTTTCGTCCTTAGCTCATCTGGCCAGAACTTGATGATGGCCTCACGCATGGAGAGTTTCGTCCAGTTGCCGAGGTTGATCTCGTTGCCGTTGAAGTGGGTGATGAGGGAGCCGTTGACTTCCATGGCTACGAACTTGATGAGCTCTTCGGTGAGGTTCATCAGGTCGTGGTAGTTGGCGTAGGCCTGGTAGAACTCGAGCATGGTGAACTCGGGGTTGTGCCGGGTGCTGACGCCTTCGTTGCGGAAGTTGCGGTTGATCTCGTAGACGCGGTCGAGGCCGCCGACGACGAGGCGCTTGAGGTAGAGCTCAGGCGCGATGCGGAGGAAGAGGTCGATGTCGAGCTCGTTGTGGTGGGTGATGAAGGGGCGCGCGGCGGCTCCACCAGCGATCTGCTGCATCATCGGGGTCTCGACTTCGAGGTAGCCGCGGGTGTCGAAGAACTTGCGGAGGGCGCGGAGGACGGCGGCCCGCTTGACGAAGACCTCGCGGACGTTGCGGGGGGCGTCGTTCTCGGCAGCTACAACCGCATGGCTAACCGCAGATCCTTCGACTGCGGCGGCTACGCCGCCTTCGCTCAGGATGACACTTTCAGTGGGTGTGGAAGCATTGGGTGTGGTCGAGGTTGGTGCGGGCTTGTCGGCCTTGGGGCTGTGGCCGGTGTTCATGAAGAGGTCGACGTAGCGCTGGCGGTAGCGGAGTTCGGTGTCCTCGAGGCCGTGGTACTTATCGGGCAGGGCCAGCATGGCCTTGGCTAGGAAGGTGATGCCAGTCTGCTCGGGTGTGGAGGCGACGTGGACAGTGAGCTCGCCGGTGCGGGTGCGCATAAGGTAGCCGCGGACGCCGACGTGGTCGCCGAGGTCGAGGAGCTTGTAGAGGGCGAAGGCGTTCTCGCCGACGTCGTCTTTGCGGACGTAGATCTGGAGGCGCTGACCGCCCTGCTGGAGCTGAGCGAATCCGGCCTTGCCCTGGAGGCGGATGGCCATGATGCGTCCGGCGATGGCGACCTGTTTGCGGTCGGCTTCGAGCTGCTCGCCGGTAACGGGGGACTCGGGGGAGTCGTACTGCCTTTTGAGCCAGGGGATGAGCGCGCCTTCGAACTCAGTCCACCCGGCGGCGCTGGAGGTGAAAGAGTTGGGATAGGTCGCGTGGCCGAGGGCCTCGATTTCTTTGAGCTTGTCCTGGCGCTGCTGGTAGAGCTTCTGCTCGAATTCGGAGTCGAAGTGCACGGTACTTCCTTTGGAATGATGGTCGTTGTTCAGTATAGCGGCGATGGCGCGGTGGTACTGGCAGAGAAACGGATCTCTCCACTTCGCTGTGCTCCGGTCGAGATGACGCGGTTCGGATAGGGCCGCAGAAAACACTGCGCAAATCGTGATGTAATGGTGTTCGCCATGGCTGACGGAGAGAAGAAGAACGCGCTGGGTGAGCTGGTGAAGGCTGAGTCGATGATTCAGCTTGCCATTGCGCTGCCTGCGGGATGCGTGATCGGCTGGCTGATCGGGGCGTGGCTGGACCGACACTTCCATCAGTCGTGGATGGGGATTGCGGGAATTGTGCTGGGCGCGATCGGAGGCTTTGTGCAGATATTCATGACGGCTTCGCGGTATTTGAAGAGGGGCGATTGAGTGCGGGGCGGGTGTGAGTAAGTGAGAGCTTTGGAGACATTTTCGGATGCGGACTTCCGGCAGACGATTCTGCGGGCGCTGCGGCTGCTGGCGGTGATCTCGGTGGTCGGGGCGCTGTTACTGTGGTGGAAGCTGGGGTGGCAGTCGGCGGCGCTGCTGGCGGTCGGCGCAGCGATCTCCGCCTCGGGGCTGTGGGAGTGGCTGCGGCTGATGACGGCCGTGATGGCCCGGATGGACCAGGGCGGCGCGGCGCGGCCCATGGCGATGGTGCTGTTGGGATTCTTTATACGTCTGGCCGCGACGGTAGCGCTGCTTTATGTTAGCCTTAAGGTACTGAACGGTTCTGTCTATGCGCTTGCAGCCGGGCTTGCCCTGGGGGTGTTCGCACTCACGGTGGAGGGTCTGAGGCTGGTCAAAGCGTGGACTGTGTAAAGACTCTGAAAGCGTTCACTCTGAACCATTTATGCCCAATCAGCTTTTGTTCACCAAGTTTCTGAACGCCCACTTCGCCGCGCCTGTCGCGGCGCTGCTCGAGGCCGTTCATGTGCATCCGAAGTATCCGCAGGCTCCGATAACAAATGCCTTTGCGATGGAGTTGCTGGTCTTCCTGATCTTGATCGCATACTTCCTCGTCGTGCGCTTCACCCTGAGCGTGGAGAAGCCGGGTGGTTTCCAGCATGTGGCGGAGATGACGAACTCGTTCGTCGCCGACCAGGGCGAGCAGATCATCGGGCATGGCTCGGAGCGCTTTACCAGCTACCTGACGGCGCTGTTCCTGTTCATTCTGCTGAGTAACCTGATGGGTCTGGTTCCGGGGCTGGAGTCGCCGACCGCTGATGTAGTGGTCCCGCTGGGATTTGCTCTGGTCACGTTCCTTTACTACCACTACCACGGTGTGCGCTCGAACGGCGTTGGTTACATCAAGCAGTTCCTGGGGCCGGTGTGGTGGCTGTATCCGCTGTTGTTTCCGATCGAGATCATCTCGCACTGCGCGCGTGTGCTTTCGCTCACGGTTCGACTTTACGCGAACATGTTTGCGGGCGACCTGCTGACGCTGGCGTTCTTCTCGCTGGTGCCGATCGGCATTCCGCTGGTCTTTTTGGGACTGCACCTTGGCGTGGCGGTCATTCAGGCGTATGTGTTCTTCCTGCTGGCAGCGATCTATCTGTCACTGGCAGTGGCGCACGATCATTAATACCCCAAGGGCTAAAGCCC
This region of Acidobacteriota bacterium genomic DNA includes:
- a CDS encoding lysine--tRNA ligase, with the protein product MHFDSEFEQKLYQQRQDKLKEIEALGHATYPNSFTSSAAGWTEFEGALIPWLKRQYDSPESPVTGEQLEADRKQVAIAGRIMAIRLQGKAGFAQLQQGGQRLQIYVRKDDVGENAFALYKLLDLGDHVGVRGYLMRTRTGELTVHVASTPEQTGITFLAKAMLALPDKYHGLEDTELRYRQRYVDLFMNTGHSPKADKPAPTSTTPNASTPTESVILSEGGVAAAVEGSAVSHAVVAAENDAPRNVREVFVKRAAVLRALRKFFDTRGYLEVETPMMQQIAGGAAARPFITHHNELDIDLFLRIAPELYLKRLVVGGLDRVYEINRNFRNEGVSTRHNPEFTMLEFYQAYANYHDLMNLTEELIKFVAMEVNGSLITHFNGNEINLGNWTKLSMREAIIKFWPDELRTKPTLNSFESFGAFKSLLASADKEQVLDAVGRTEAFFYNEAGLAFGAALKAAVSKLPADESYPGHAIAALFESLAEPHLIQPTIIYDFPLAVSPLSKIKPEEPDWVERFEFYIGGFEVGNAFSELNDPIDQDNRFQQQIEQKERGDEEAMSAVDDDYVRALGYGLPPTAGEGIGIDRLTMLLTNSSSIRDVILFPLMRPRQKTVEQVAQKEEQPHGESAE
- a CDS encoding Rrf2 family transcriptional regulator, with product MAQSGRFQLSVRVLAVLANEPETMHTSASIAETLKESAVMVRRSFLLLHKAGLIVQRKGPHGGAKLKLPPKQIGLGDIFAATAGNWLTVEDKAVAGLMKRVREDAVEAMNEHSLAGVVKRLKKGK
- the atpB gene encoding F0F1 ATP synthase subunit A, coding for MPNQLLFTKFLNAHFAAPVAALLEAVHVHPKYPQAPITNAFAMELLVFLILIAYFLVVRFTLSVEKPGGFQHVAEMTNSFVADQGEQIIGHGSERFTSYLTALFLFILLSNLMGLVPGLESPTADVVVPLGFALVTFLYYHYHGVRSNGVGYIKQFLGPVWWLYPLLFPIEIISHCARVLSLTVRLYANMFAGDLLTLAFFSLVPIGIPLVFLGLHLGVAVIQAYVFFLLAAIYLSLAVAHDH
- a CDS encoding TIGR00282 family metallophosphoesterase, with translation MNILFVGDIFGSAGRHIIREHLPHVIETNSVDLLVINGENAAGGFGITPSLAEEIFDMGAHVITTGNHIWDKREIFEYMTVPADSHERNRRVLRPANYAVGTPGFGVYQGELPSGQQYAVMNLQGRVFMSSCDDPFRKADELLSKITAKVILLDIHAETTSEKVALGWYLDGRVTAVMGTHTHIPTADARVLPGGTAYITDVGMSGPYDSVIGVETELVLNRFLTGMPGKFEAAKGNPKMCASLIGCDGATGRAYSVQHLMLGE
- a CDS encoding AtpZ/AtpI family protein, which produces MADGEKKNALGELVKAESMIQLAIALPAGCVIGWLIGAWLDRHFHQSWMGIAGIVLGAIGGFVQIFMTASRYLKRGD